A part of Melittangium boletus DSM 14713 genomic DNA contains:
- a CDS encoding Dickkopf N-terminal cysteine-rich domain-containing protein — MRRTHEGKHMKRMMMAFLLVLAVGCGNSSGGEGTDSNNGGGGGGGGGGNTLPQGLCNATNRCPDGQFCFNGICAPGCTSNKDCGDSMYCDTEDIGPPFYCKNKSVPTCTSDSQCAATQVCLKNFCSLKPPEVKPACDPDRSGSAEDGCDKYAICVDPNEQNNTKQDAYCASFPPCPQDGVCPTGQFGAVCNDGYLSGKGRFCMEGMCKDNSNCPSSWNCVKPYTNAVLGFCSSGAPGMPCTSNDQCASNSCASFPGMSGVCM, encoded by the coding sequence ATGCGCAGGACTCACGAGGGCAAACACATGAAGCGGATGATGATGGCGTTCCTCCTGGTGCTGGCGGTGGGCTGTGGCAACAGCTCGGGCGGCGAAGGCACTGACAGCAACAACGGAGGAGGAGGAGGAGGCGGCGGCGGCGGCAACACCCTGCCGCAGGGCCTGTGCAACGCCACCAACAGGTGTCCCGACGGCCAGTTCTGCTTCAACGGCATCTGCGCCCCGGGCTGCACCTCCAACAAGGACTGCGGGGACAGCATGTACTGCGACACCGAGGACATCGGGCCGCCGTTCTACTGCAAGAACAAGTCGGTGCCCACGTGCACCTCGGACAGCCAGTGCGCAGCGACGCAGGTGTGTCTCAAGAACTTCTGCAGCCTCAAGCCTCCCGAGGTGAAGCCCGCGTGCGACCCGGACAGGTCGGGCTCCGCGGAGGATGGCTGCGACAAGTACGCCATCTGCGTCGACCCGAACGAGCAGAACAACACGAAGCAGGACGCCTACTGCGCCTCGTTCCCGCCGTGCCCGCAGGACGGCGTGTGCCCGACGGGCCAGTTCGGCGCCGTCTGCAACGACGGCTACCTCAGCGGCAAGGGACGCTTCTGCATGGAGGGCATGTGCAAGGACAACTCGAACTGCCCCTCCAGCTGGAACTGCGTGAAGCCCTATACCAATGCGGTCCTCGGCTTCTGCAGCTCCGGCGCGCCTGGCATGCCCTGCACGAGCAACGACCAGTGCGCCAGCAACAGCTGCGCGTCCTTCCCGGGCATGAGCGGCGTGTGCATGTAG